In Bubalus kerabau isolate K-KA32 ecotype Philippines breed swamp buffalo chromosome 4, PCC_UOA_SB_1v2, whole genome shotgun sequence, one DNA window encodes the following:
- the PRR15L gene encoding proline-rich protein 15-like protein produces the protein MTEVGWWKLTFLRKKKSTPKVLYEIPDTYTQSEGGAEPPRPDSGNPNSNFNTRLEKIVDKNTKGKHVKVSNSGRFKEKKKVRASLAENPNLFDDREGKGQ, from the coding sequence ATGACCGAAGTTGGTTGGTGGAAGCTGACcttcctgaggaaaaagaaatccaCTCCCAAAGTGCTGTATGAGATCCCTGACACCTACACCCAGAGTGAGGGTGGTGCGGAGCCCCCGAGGCCTGACAGTGGGAACCCCAACAGCAACTTTAACACCCGCTTGGAGAAGATTGTGGACAAGAACACCAAGGGCAAGCACGTCAAAGTCTCCAACTCAGGCCGcttcaaggagaagaaaaaggtcCGAGCCTCATTGGCGGAGAACCCCAACCTCTTTGATGACAGGGAGGGCAAAGGACAGTGA